From Anopheles cruzii unplaced genomic scaffold, idAnoCruzAS_RS32_06 scaffold00453_ctg1, whole genome shotgun sequence, a single genomic window includes:
- the LOC128276079 gene encoding probable cytochrome P450 6a14 — translation MDYVSVLLYLVLPVLGLAYYYTRQLYRYWDQRGIPQLEASFPLGNMKNVGRTLHFNDVLQLAYDMGKSLSRPFAGMYFMLKPVLIVTDLDMVKCMLVKDFNSFHDRGLYVNERDDPLSGHLFAIDGERWRYLRNKLSPTFTSGKIKAMFTTICEIGDEFLTSVTKYVDRGEPINMKLLCQCFTCDVVGSCAFGLQCNSLKNEGSKLLTIGDEVFKPPVWRNMYIFLLITFKEWGRKLRLRVLPSSVSSYFISLVRETVEHREKNLIERPDFLNMLIQLKNKGTVEEGEADGPQDKLTLDEVAAQAFVFFFAGFETSSTTLSFALYELANNRDIQERVREEVLDKLRLHGNKITYEALKEMTYLDQVINETLRMYPPVPQLIRVSTKPYHVETEKFTLEKDCMLMVPIYSIHYDPAHYPNPERFDPDRFAPEAVQARHTHAFLPFGDGPRNCIGMRFGLLEVKFGIVQLVSRLRFTVSSRMQLPMRMSKTAGILEAEGGIWLDATKL, via the exons ATGGATTACGTCAGTGTGCTGCTATACCTGGTGCTGCCCGTTCTGGGTCTGGCGTACTACTACACCCGGCAGCTGTACCGCTACTGGGACCAGAGAGGGATCCCGCAGCTGGAGGCATCGTTTCCGTTGGGCAACATGAAGAACGTTGGCCGGACGCTACACTTCAACGACGTGCTGCAGTTGGCCTACGATATGGGCAAGTCGTTGTCCAGACCGTTCGCCGGGATGTACTTTATGCTCAAGCCCGTGCTGATCGTGACGGACCTGGACATGGTGAAGTGCATGCTGGTGAAGGACTTCAACAGCTTCCACGATCGCGGGTTGTACGTGAACGAGCGGGATGATCCGCTGTCGGGCCATTTGTTTGCGATCGACGGCGAGCGATGGCGATACTTGCGCAATAAGCTTAGCCCCACGTTCACGTCCGGCAAGATCAAGGCCATGTTCACCACGATATGTGAGATAGGTGATGAGTTTTTGACGTCCGTCACAAAGTACGTCGATCGCGGTGAGCCCATCAACATGAAGCTGCTCTGCCAGTGCTTCACCTGCGACGTGGTGGGTTCGTGTGCCTTCGGACTGCAGTGTAACTCGTTGAAGAACGAAGGCTCGAAGCTACTCACGATTGGCGATGAAGTGTTCAAACCGCCGGTCTGGCGCAACATGTACATCTTCCTGCTGATAACATTCAAAGAGTGGGGTCGCAAGCTGCGCCTGCGTGTCTTACCGTCCAGCGTGTCATCCTACTTTATCAGTCTGGTGCGAGAAACGGTGGAGCACCGCGAGAAGAACCTTATCGAGCGGCCCGACTTTCTCAATATGTTGATCCAGCTGAAGAACAAGGGAACCGTGGAGGAGGGCGAGGCCGATGGACCCCAGGACAAGCTAACACTCGATGAAGTGGCCGCTCAGGcgttcgtgtttttctttgccggttTCGAAACGTCATCGACCACGCTCTCGTTCGCGCTGTACGAGCTGGCCAACAACCGCGACATCCAGGAGCGGGTGCGCGAGGAAGTGCTCGACAAGCTGCGGCTCCACGGCAACAAGATCACGTACGAGGCGCTCAAGGAAATGACGTACCTCGATCAGGTCATCAACG AGACGCTTCGAATGTACCCACCGGTACCGCAGCTGATTCGCGTCTCGACCAAGCCGTACCACGTGGAAACGGAGAAGTTTACGCTCGAGAAGGACTGCATGCTGATGGTGCCCATCTACTCGATACACTACGATCCCGCGCACTACCCGAATCCGGAACGGTTTGATCCGGACCGTTTCGCGCCGGAAGCGGTTCAGGCGCGCCATACCCACGCATTCCTACCGTTCGGCGATGGGCCCCGCAACTGCATAGGAATGCGGTTTGGGCTGCTGGAGGTCAAGTTCGGTATCGTGCAGCTGGTGAGCCGACTGCGGTTCACGGTCAGCTCACGGATGCAGCTTCCGATGCGCATGTCTAAAACGGCCGGCATACTGGAGGCGGAAGGCGGCATCTGGTTGGATGCCACCAAGttgtga
- the LOC128276078 gene encoding probable cytochrome P450 6a14, translated as MFAVLLALAATAAALLYYYASRSFRYWTDRGIPQLEPTLPFGNMRGMGKEFSFNELLDRAYRRFRDQSPVAGLYFLTNPVLIVNDLDVAKQVLVKDFGSFHDRGLYVNERDDPLSGHLFSIAGERWRYLRHKLSPTFTSGKIKAMFGTIRTIGVEFLAGAEQYIDRGVPIDIKKLSQCFTCDVVGSCAFGLECNALKNGNAKLLEVGNKVFRQTPLRMMYSMVLSVLPRLSRALRLPLFPRDVSSYFIGVVSETVAHREQHGVERSDFLNLLIQLKNRGTVEDGGDHATEKLTLDEVSAQAFVFFFAGFETSSTTLSFALFLLASHPEVQERCRKEILEKLAHGTDEGLITYEALKEMTYVDQVINETLRIYPPVGQLMRSVTQTVHLEAANLTLKKGDMVLIPIYSYHHDPDLFPEPECFRPERFAPEAAEGRHPLAFLPFGEGPRNCIGMRFGLLEAKFGVVQLLSRLRFTVDPRTEVPLRLAKNTGFLQVDGGIWLNATRA; from the exons ATGTTTGCGGTACTGTTGGCGCTTGCGGCGACAGCCGCAGCGCTGCTCTACTATTACGCCAGTCGCAGCTTCCGCTACTGGACTGACCGTGGCATCCCGCAGCTCGAGCCAACGCTACCGTTCGGCAACATGCGGGGCATGGGCAAGGAGTTCAGCTTTaacgagctgctcgatcgcGCCTACCGGCGTTTCCGCGACCAATCGCCGGTAGCCGGACTCTACTTTCTCACCAACCCGGTGCTGATCGTGAACGATCTCGATGTGGCGAAGCAGGTGCTGGTGAAAGACTTCGGCAGCTTCCACGATCGCGGGCTGTACGTGAACGAGCGGGACGATCCGCTGTCGGGCCATCTGTTCTCGATCGcgggcgaacggtggcgctATCTGCGCCACAAGCTCAGCCCAACGTTCACGTCCGGCAAGATTAAGGCCATGTTCGGGACGATCCGCACGATTGGCGTAGAGTTTTTGGCCGGCGCTGAGCAGTACATCGACCGCGGCGTGCCGATCGACATCAAGAAGCTGAGCCAGTGCTTCACCTGCGACGTGGTGGGCTCATGTGCCTTCGGCTTGGAGTGTAACGCGCTCAAGAATGGCAACGCGAAGTTGCTCGAGGTTGGCAACAAGGTGTTCCGCCAGACACCGCTGCGCATGATGTACTCGATGGTTCTGTCGGTACTTCCGCGCCTTTCGCGTGCCCTACGCCTTCCACTGTTCCCGCGGGACGTGTCCTCGTACTTTATAGGCGTGGTGAGCGAAACGGTGGCGCACCGTGAGCAACACGGCGTCGAACGGTCCGACTTCCTGAACCTGCTGATTCAGCTGAAAAACCGAGGCACGGTGGAGGACGGCGGTGACCACGCCACCGAGAAACTCACCCTGGACGAAGTGTCCGCCCAggcgtttgtgtttttcttcgccggctTCGAAACGTCATCGACCACACTCTCGTTCGCGCTCTTTCTGCTCGCCAGCCACCCGGAAGTGCAGGAGCGATGCCGGAAGGAGATTCTGGAAAAGCTGGCTCACGGCACCGACGAAGGGTTGATCACGTACGAGGCACTCAAAGAGATGACGTACGTCGACCAGGTGATCAATG AGACGCTGCGCATCTATCCGCCGGTCGGGCAATTGATGCGTTCCGTAACGCAGACGGTCCACCTCGAGGCAGCCAACTTGACGCTCAAGAAGGGTGACATGGTGTTGATACCGATCTACTCGTACCACCACGATCCGGACCTGTTTCCCGAGCCGGAGTGCTTTCGGCCGGAGCGATTcgcaccggaagctgccgaGGGTCGCCATCCGCTTGCGTTCCTGCCGTTCGGCGAAGGTCCGCGCAACTGCATCGGGATGCGATTCGGGCTGCTGGAGGCAAAGTTCGGGGTCGTGCAGCTGCTCAGCCGGCTACGCTTCACCGTCGATCCGCGCACTGAAGTCCCGCTGcggttggccaaaaacacCGGATTCCTCCAGGTGGACGGCGGCATTTGGTTGAATGCCACCAGGGCGTGA